Proteins from one Mucilaginibacter jinjuensis genomic window:
- the polA gene encoding DNA polymerase I, whose product MKKLFLLDGMALMYRAHFALSKNPRFTSSGINTSAVMGFTNTLLDVLKKEKPTHMAVVFDTEAPTERHTDFAAYKAQRQAMPEDLSAAMPYVFKLILGFNIPVITSDGYEADDIIGTLAKKAEKQGYQVYCMTPDKDFAQLVSENIFIYKPARMGNEMEILGVKEVCEKWEVDDVCKVIDILGLWGDAVDNIPGIPGIGEKTAKALIKQYGSMENIIAHSHELKGKQRENVENFAAQGLLSKKLATILLDVPVELDEAGLEICAPSKDLLEPLFAELEFRTLGRRVFGDDFSITEIKATGVQTDLFGNPTATGRTTLTVDVSDIATDDLPEAGKNITNVEHTYHLVDDFEKRAELIMLLKQQKSICFDTETTGTDANVCELVGFSFSIKPGEGWYVPVPADQNEAHAIASEFKDLLEDENIDKVGQNIKYDILMLKWYGIDVKGPLFDTMMAHYVLDPDTRHGMDILSENYLGYKPVSITTLIGPKGKNQLSMRDVPMEQIKEYAAEDADITLQLKNVFEPKIKEVDGEKLIHEIEHPLIYVLADMEFEGVRIDEPTLREFSKDLESDLVRLEKVVYDKAGVRFNISSPKQLGEVLFEKLMLDPKAKKTKTGQYQTGEDVLLALANKSDIVRDILDFRQLQKLKSTYVDALPELINPKSGRLHTSYNQAVAATGRLSSNNPNLQNIPIRTERGREVRKAFIPRDNDHRIISADYSQIELRLIAEISKDENMLDAFTQGLDIHTATAANVYSVPLDQVDSTMRRNAKAVNFGIIYGQSAFGLSQSLGIPRKEAADMIEQYFAQYSGIKSYMSNTMNFARENGYVQTLMGRRRYLRDINSANQTVRSFAERNAINAPIQGSAADMIKIAMINIHRELKAQKLDARMTMQVHDELVFDVPVNEVEIVKPIIEHNMKTAIKTGVPIVVEIGTGLNWLEAH is encoded by the coding sequence ATGAAAAAACTGTTTCTTCTGGATGGTATGGCCCTCATGTACCGGGCACATTTTGCATTGAGCAAAAACCCGCGCTTTACCTCTTCGGGTATTAATACTTCGGCTGTAATGGGCTTTACCAATACTTTGCTGGATGTACTTAAAAAAGAAAAACCTACCCACATGGCTGTGGTTTTTGATACCGAAGCGCCAACCGAACGGCACACAGATTTTGCAGCCTACAAAGCCCAGCGCCAGGCCATGCCCGAAGATCTTTCGGCTGCCATGCCTTACGTATTTAAGCTGATCCTGGGCTTTAATATCCCCGTAATTACTTCAGATGGTTACGAGGCCGATGACATTATCGGTACCCTCGCCAAAAAAGCAGAAAAACAAGGTTACCAGGTTTATTGCATGACCCCTGATAAGGATTTTGCACAGCTGGTATCAGAAAACATATTCATTTACAAACCCGCCCGTATGGGTAACGAGATGGAAATCCTGGGCGTTAAGGAGGTTTGCGAAAAATGGGAAGTAGATGATGTTTGCAAGGTGATCGATATCCTCGGCCTTTGGGGCGATGCGGTTGATAACATCCCAGGCATTCCCGGCATTGGGGAGAAAACCGCCAAAGCGCTTATCAAGCAATACGGTTCGATGGAAAATATCATCGCCCATAGCCACGAACTAAAAGGCAAGCAGCGTGAAAACGTTGAGAACTTTGCCGCACAAGGCTTACTTTCTAAAAAACTGGCTACCATTTTGCTGGATGTGCCGGTTGAACTGGATGAAGCAGGACTGGAGATCTGCGCACCAAGCAAGGATCTGTTAGAGCCATTATTTGCCGAGCTGGAATTCCGTACCCTTGGTCGCCGTGTATTTGGTGACGATTTCAGCATCACCGAAATTAAGGCTACCGGTGTACAAACAGATCTGTTTGGCAACCCAACAGCTACCGGGCGAACTACCTTAACTGTTGACGTAAGCGATATTGCCACCGATGATTTGCCCGAAGCCGGTAAAAATATTACCAATGTAGAGCATACCTATCATTTGGTTGACGATTTCGAAAAGCGTGCCGAATTGATTATGCTGTTAAAGCAGCAAAAGAGCATTTGTTTTGATACCGAAACCACAGGTACCGATGCCAACGTTTGCGAACTGGTGGGTTTCTCTTTTTCTATTAAACCGGGCGAAGGCTGGTATGTACCGGTGCCTGCCGATCAGAATGAAGCTCACGCCATCGCATCAGAATTTAAAGACCTGCTCGAAGATGAAAACATCGATAAGGTTGGGCAAAATATTAAGTACGATATTTTAATGCTGAAATGGTACGGCATCGATGTTAAAGGCCCGTTATTCGATACCATGATGGCACATTATGTGCTCGACCCGGATACCCGTCATGGCATGGATATCCTGTCGGAAAACTATCTCGGCTACAAACCGGTTTCTATCACCACGCTGATTGGTCCAAAAGGCAAAAACCAGTTGAGCATGCGCGATGTGCCGATGGAACAGATTAAAGAATACGCTGCCGAAGATGCCGACATCACCCTGCAGCTTAAAAACGTTTTCGAGCCGAAGATTAAAGAGGTTGACGGCGAAAAGCTGATCCACGAGATAGAGCACCCGCTAATTTACGTACTGGCTGATATGGAATTTGAAGGTGTGCGTATTGATGAGCCTACCCTGCGCGAGTTCTCCAAGGACCTGGAGTCTGATTTGGTCCGTCTCGAAAAAGTGGTTTACGATAAAGCAGGCGTTCGTTTCAACATTTCCTCACCCAAACAGCTGGGCGAAGTATTATTCGAAAAACTAATGCTCGATCCTAAAGCCAAGAAAACCAAAACCGGTCAGTACCAAACCGGCGAAGATGTATTGCTGGCCCTGGCCAACAAAAGCGATATCGTTCGTGATATTCTTGATTTCCGCCAGCTGCAAAAATTGAAATCAACTTACGTTGATGCTTTGCCCGAGTTGATTAACCCTAAAAGCGGTCGGCTACATACTTCATACAATCAAGCCGTAGCAGCAACCGGCAGGCTAAGTTCTAACAATCCTAACTTACAAAATATACCTATCCGTACCGAGCGTGGCCGCGAAGTGCGTAAGGCTTTCATCCCGCGTGATAACGACCACCGCATTATCTCTGCCGATTATTCGCAGATAGAATTGCGCCTGATTGCCGAGATCAGCAAGGACGAAAACATGCTGGATGCTTTTACCCAAGGGCTGGATATCCACACCGCTACGGCTGCCAATGTATATAGCGTGCCTTTAGATCAGGTGGATAGCACCATGCGCCGCAATGCCAAGGCGGTGAACTTTGGTATTATTTACGGTCAATCAGCCTTTGGTTTATCGCAAAGCCTGGGCATCCCGCGTAAGGAAGCTGCCGATATGATTGAACAATACTTCGCACAATACTCGGGCATTAAAAGCTACATGAGTAACACCATGAACTTTGCCCGCGAGAATGGTTACGTGCAAACCCTGATGGGCCGCCGCCGTTACCTGCGCGATATTAATTCGGCCAACCAAACCGTACGCAGTTTTGCCGAGCGAAATGCCATTAATGCCCCGATCCAGGGTTCGGCTGCTGATATGATTAAGATCGCCATGATCAATATTCACCGCGAACTGAAGGCCCAAAAACTGGATGCCCGCATGACCATGCAGGTGCATGACGAGTTGGTTTTTGATGTGCCCGTTAACGAGGTTGAAATTGTAAAACCAATTATTGAACACAACATGAAAACCGCTATAAAAACCGGTGTACCGATAGTGGTGGAAATTGGAACCGGACTAAATTGGCTCGAAGCTCACTAA
- a CDS encoding phage holin family protein, whose translation MEEQTKEKQPPILEQITDYAETRIKLTKYKVIEKSTSVAAGVVTDMAIVISLILTFMFASFTLALYLAEVLHSFWKGFGIVTLIYLFIGIIIMVTRASFKKPIVNALIRKIFSDN comes from the coding sequence ATGGAAGAACAAACAAAGGAAAAACAACCACCCATTCTGGAACAGATAACTGATTACGCCGAAACGCGGATCAAGCTGACCAAGTACAAGGTGATAGAAAAAAGCACATCAGTAGCTGCCGGTGTTGTTACCGACATGGCTATTGTGATAAGCCTTATTTTAACCTTTATGTTCGCCAGTTTTACACTTGCGCTTTATTTGGCGGAGGTTCTGCATTCGTTCTGGAAAGGCTTTGGCATTGTAACCCTGATATACCTGTTCATAGGTATCATCATAATGGTAACACGCGCAAGCTTTAAGAAGCCGATAGTTAATGCATTGATCAGAAAAATATTTAGCGATAATTAG
- a CDS encoding AI-2E family transporter yields the protein MSIFNYRQRNNIILIGIVVLGCLLLYSLSSLFSAILGAIVLFTIFRPGYLYLTEKRNWGRGVTALMFILVSLVVIVIPFLTLSFMVIDKIASIRDDPFFIDQLVLKANAFAGSTFNQPHLIDDFLKKVSVYATDLFPSIISGAASILLTLLVLYFLLYFMLTQIHEFEAGLLKYAPFREQHALKFAVALRNATYSNVLGQGIISIVQGSLLANGFWIVGIPDALFWGIIGAFISFLPVVGAPTLSIPAGIYLFMLGENWKAIGILVYGLLFIGNVDNVLRMIINKRIANTHPIISIIGAFIGIPLFGILGLVFGPVLLSYFLLLVEIYETNRLAADRLDRIKTGNDL from the coding sequence ATGTCTATCTTTAACTACAGGCAGCGCAATAATATAATACTCATTGGCATAGTGGTGCTGGGGTGTTTACTGCTGTATTCATTAAGTTCACTCTTTAGCGCCATACTAGGGGCCATTGTGCTTTTCACTATTTTCAGGCCGGGTTATTTATATCTGACAGAAAAACGCAATTGGGGCCGGGGAGTAACAGCATTGATGTTTATCCTGGTATCACTGGTGGTTATTGTAATCCCATTCCTTACCCTGAGTTTTATGGTGATAGATAAAATCGCCAGTATTCGTGATGATCCTTTTTTTATAGATCAGCTGGTATTAAAAGCTAATGCTTTTGCAGGTTCAACATTTAACCAACCACACCTGATCGACGATTTTTTAAAGAAGGTGAGCGTTTATGCTACAGACCTCTTCCCATCAATCATCAGCGGTGCGGCCAGTATTTTGTTAACCTTACTGGTGTTGTATTTTCTGCTTTACTTTATGCTCACTCAAATTCATGAGTTTGAAGCTGGCCTGTTAAAATATGCTCCTTTCCGCGAGCAGCATGCTTTAAAATTTGCTGTGGCACTGCGGAATGCTACTTACTCTAATGTGCTGGGTCAGGGCATTATCTCTATAGTTCAAGGTTCATTACTGGCCAATGGCTTCTGGATAGTGGGTATCCCCGATGCCTTATTCTGGGGGATAATCGGCGCTTTCATTTCCTTTTTACCGGTTGTTGGTGCGCCTACGCTTTCTATCCCGGCAGGTATCTATCTTTTTATGCTGGGCGAAAACTGGAAAGCTATTGGTATACTGGTTTATGGTCTGCTATTTATTGGTAATGTGGATAACGTGCTGAGAATGATCATCAATAAACGGATTGCCAACACCCATCCCATCATTTCTATTATAGGGGCATTTATTGGTATCCCGCTTTTTGGTATTTTAGGGCTGGTTTTCGGGCCGGTGCTGTTATCTTATTTCTTGCTGCTGGTAGAGATCTACGAAACTAACCGACTGGCTGCCGACCGGCTCGACCGGATAAAAACAGGCAACGATCTTTAA
- the trmB gene encoding tRNA (guanosine(46)-N7)-methyltransferase TrmB, translating to MGKDKLKRFAEIATFDNVIQLDAGKPYKGKWASDFFKNNNPVVLELACGKGEYTVNLAQMFPDKNFIGIDYKGNRIWRGAKTAIEEGINNVAFLRIQIELIVEYFGENEIDEIWITFPDPQPQISREKKRLTSPRFLDYYRQILRPGAFINLKTDNDGLHEYTAQVIADQNLNLFAKTEDLYHSEFADEVLSIKTYYEKKYLKHDKNINYLKYSLT from the coding sequence GTGGGAAAAGATAAGTTAAAGCGTTTTGCTGAAATAGCAACCTTCGATAATGTGATTCAGCTGGATGCCGGCAAGCCATACAAGGGCAAATGGGCATCAGATTTCTTCAAAAACAATAACCCTGTTGTACTGGAACTGGCCTGTGGTAAAGGGGAATACACCGTTAACTTGGCGCAGATGTTCCCCGATAAAAATTTTATTGGCATCGATTATAAAGGCAACCGGATTTGGCGCGGGGCCAAAACCGCTATTGAAGAAGGCATTAATAACGTAGCCTTTTTACGCATTCAGATTGAACTGATTGTTGAATATTTCGGTGAAAATGAGATCGACGAGATCTGGATCACCTTCCCGGATCCTCAGCCGCAGATCAGCCGCGAGAAAAAACGGTTAACCTCTCCCCGCTTCCTGGATTATTACCGTCAGATACTGCGTCCGGGTGCATTCATCAACCTGAAAACTGATAACGACGGCCTGCACGAATACACCGCGCAAGTAATAGCAGATCAGAACTTAAACCTTTTTGCCAAAACGGAAGATCTGTATCATTCTGAATTTGCAGACGAGGTTCTTTCCATCAAAACCTACTACGAGAAAAAATATTTGAAGCACGATAAGAATATTAACTATTTGAAGTATTCGCTAACTTAG
- a CDS encoding MGMT family protein: MDDPNFFNHIYEVTRQIPAGRVTSYGAIAKFLGSPNYSRMVGRAMGECGKANPPVPYYRVVNSTGHLTGDPSAGRRRRELLESEGVEVKDDKIQNFKKVFWDPSKEINYE; this comes from the coding sequence ATGGACGATCCTAATTTTTTCAATCACATTTACGAGGTTACGCGGCAAATTCCTGCCGGGCGTGTAACTTCTTATGGTGCTATTGCCAAATTTTTAGGATCACCAAACTATTCCCGAATGGTTGGCCGTGCCATGGGCGAATGTGGCAAAGCAAACCCGCCAGTACCCTATTACCGCGTGGTAAATAGTACGGGCCATTTAACTGGTGATCCATCAGCTGGCCGTCGAAGAAGAGAGCTTTTGGAAAGCGAAGGCGTTGAGGTGAAGGACGATAAAATCCAAAACTTTAAAAAAGTCTTCTGGGATCCATCTAAAGAAATTAATTACGAGTAA
- a CDS encoding carboxymuconolactone decarboxylase family protein yields MLVEEFNAYREKMNERIMDTANVNIKRFFALDTTSYAEGALDVKTKEMLGLVASMVLRCDDCIKYHLGKCHEAGVNSAEMNEIFMIANLVGGSIVIPHYRRAVEYWDELNGYQG; encoded by the coding sequence ATGTTAGTAGAAGAATTTAACGCCTATCGCGAAAAAATGAACGAGCGGATTATGGATACCGCCAACGTAAATATTAAACGCTTTTTTGCTTTGGATACCACCAGTTACGCCGAAGGCGCGCTGGATGTAAAAACTAAAGAAATGCTGGGTCTGGTAGCATCAATGGTTTTGCGCTGCGATGATTGTATCAAATACCACCTCGGCAAATGCCACGAAGCTGGTGTTAACAGCGCCGAAATGAACGAGATTTTTATGATCGCCAATCTGGTTGGAGGGTCTATCGTTATCCCGCATTATCGCCGTGCGGTTGAGTACTGGGATGAGTTGAATGGATATCAAGGATAA
- a CDS encoding glycogen synthase — protein sequence MRIYHLSAECYPVAKVGGLADVVGALPKYQNQAGLNAAVVLPYYNRKFVREHQFDVVFQASNLLGTRRYEFEILKERDNVLGFELYLVHIPGLVDREEVYSYPDEREQFIAYQLAFLDWINWSQQSPDIIHCHDHHAGLIPFLLQHSALYKRIAKTPVVFTIHNGQYHGAFGWDRVALLPEIDMMAAGLLEWNGGINSLAAAVKCCSKYTTVSPSYLNELTIQSNGLEYLFYLENWKGTGIINGIDTDVWNPEKDAMIAASFSAKKPAGKAKNKQALCDRFNLDINKPLVSFIGRLVTEKGADLIADALAKSIVELGGQVNFLVLGTGDITTQSELKALAERFPQNCQVYIGYDEELSHLIYAGSDFLLMPSRVEPCGLNQLYALRYGTVPIVRSTGGLKDTVIDFGDEGGYGIRFNQASVDDICYSIGRALSLYQNTAQLQLLRKRMMALDFSWNQSAGQYIQLYQSLTPKL from the coding sequence ATGAGAATCTATCACCTGAGTGCCGAATGCTACCCCGTTGCCAAAGTAGGCGGGCTGGCAGATGTTGTAGGCGCTTTACCCAAATACCAGAACCAGGCGGGGCTAAATGCCGCGGTTGTATTACCTTATTACAACCGTAAATTTGTTCGTGAGCACCAGTTTGATGTGGTGTTCCAGGCGTCAAATTTATTGGGTACCCGCCGCTACGAATTCGAAATCTTAAAAGAGCGCGATAATGTGCTGGGCTTCGAGCTATACCTGGTGCACATCCCCGGATTGGTAGACCGCGAAGAGGTATATAGCTACCCTGATGAGCGCGAGCAATTTATCGCCTACCAGTTGGCGTTTTTAGACTGGATCAACTGGTCGCAGCAATCGCCGGATATTATCCATTGTCATGATCATCATGCGGGATTAATCCCTTTTCTGCTGCAGCACTCAGCGCTTTATAAACGAATCGCTAAAACTCCTGTGGTGTTTACCATCCATAATGGCCAGTATCACGGCGCTTTTGGCTGGGACAGGGTTGCTTTGCTGCCTGAGATAGATATGATGGCGGCGGGCTTGTTAGAGTGGAATGGCGGCATCAATTCATTGGCTGCTGCTGTTAAATGTTGTTCAAAATATACAACGGTTTCCCCAAGTTATCTTAACGAGTTAACCATACAAAGCAACGGGCTGGAATATCTTTTTTACCTCGAAAACTGGAAAGGTACAGGCATCATTAACGGTATTGACACCGATGTGTGGAATCCTGAAAAAGATGCCATGATTGCCGCATCATTCTCAGCAAAAAAACCAGCGGGTAAAGCAAAAAATAAGCAAGCGTTGTGCGACCGTTTCAACCTCGATATTAACAAGCCTTTAGTTTCTTTCATTGGCAGGTTAGTGACGGAAAAAGGTGCCGACCTGATAGCTGATGCCCTCGCCAAAAGTATTGTGGAACTGGGCGGACAAGTAAACTTCCTTGTACTGGGTACGGGAGACATTACAACACAAAGCGAACTGAAAGCATTGGCCGAGCGTTTCCCGCAAAACTGCCAGGTTTATATTGGTTATGATGAAGAGCTTTCGCACCTCATTTATGCCGGGTCTGATTTTCTGCTGATGCCATCGCGCGTGGAACCTTGCGGTTTGAACCAGCTTTATGCTTTGCGTTATGGTACAGTGCCAATTGTACGCAGCACAGGGGGACTGAAAGATACCGTGATTGATTTTGGCGATGAGGGCGGCTACGGCATCCGCTTTAACCAGGCCAGTGTTGATGATATTTGCTACTCTATCGGCAGGGCATTATCACTTTATCAGAACACTGCGCAATTACAATTGTTACGTAAACGAATGATGGCGCTCGATTTCTCCTGGAACCAGTCAGCCGGTCAATATATACAACTATACCAAAGTTTAACACCAAAGTTATGA
- a CDS encoding DNA-3-methyladenine glycosylase I → MSQSKEPKRCAWAGSDELYTKYHDEEWGKTTHDDNVLFEFLLLEGAQAGLSWITILRRRENYRKAFANFDAKKIAAFDEKDVERLMNDEGIIRNRLKVNAAIKNAQLFLDIQKEFGSFDKYLYSFMPDGKPIDNCPTSGIPATSPESDAISKDMKKRGFKFFGSTICYAHMQATGMVNDHLATCDFR, encoded by the coding sequence ATGAGCCAATCAAAAGAACCAAAACGTTGCGCCTGGGCTGGCAGCGATGAATTATATACCAAATATCACGACGAAGAGTGGGGCAAAACCACGCATGATGATAACGTATTATTCGAGTTTTTGCTACTCGAAGGTGCGCAGGCCGGACTAAGCTGGATCACTATTTTGCGTCGCCGCGAAAACTATCGTAAAGCATTCGCCAACTTCGATGCTAAAAAAATAGCAGCTTTTGATGAGAAAGATGTAGAACGTTTAATGAACGACGAAGGCATTATCCGCAACCGTTTAAAGGTTAATGCGGCTATCAAAAATGCGCAGTTGTTCCTCGATATTCAAAAGGAGTTTGGTTCGTTCGATAAATACCTGTACAGCTTTATGCCCGATGGTAAACCGATTGATAATTGCCCAACATCGGGAATTCCTGCCACAAGTCCCGAATCTGATGCCATTAGCAAGGATATGAAAAAGCGCGGGTTCAAGTTCTTTGGTTCAACAATTTGTTATGCCCACATGCAGGCAACAGGTATGGTAAATGATCATTTGGCGACTTGTGATTTTAGATAG
- a CDS encoding sigma-54-dependent transcriptional regulator has protein sequence MKKILIVDDEVNTALLLSKFLTRNGFEVTTASNGGSAMEHLKSGEYDLVLCDFRLEDTDGREMLKSIKSQYPKTGVIIITGYSDIKMAVELIKMGAYDYITKPLYPDEILNTINKAIETHHALVTEPQEELAAVSSPSSSKSSKEKQVMAGEFVVGKSKASKELLRQIELVAPTTYSVIILGESGTGKESVAKSIHLNSPRRDQPFIAMDCGSLTKELAQSEFFGHEKGSFTGALYTKIGHFEMANGGTLFLDEVGNLSYDIQAALLRTVQERKVKRIGSTKEIDLDVRIIVATNENLMDGIQRGKFREDLYHRFNEFTIYMPPLRDRGSDIMLMAEHFLRIANKELGRDVQFFSQDVEESFMNYRWTGNIRELKNVIRRATLLTEGDTVQAKALPLEISNYTKIAPMVEHSHNHHTTETSAAPVKEHHNRTDLKNAALEAEYDTILKVLREVNFNKTKAAEILNIDRKTLYNKMKAINIGK, from the coding sequence ATGAAAAAGATTCTCATCGTTGATGACGAAGTGAACACCGCGTTGTTGTTGTCGAAATTCCTTACAAGAAATGGCTTTGAAGTTACTACTGCTTCAAACGGTGGCAGTGCTATGGAGCATCTTAAAAGCGGCGAATACGATTTGGTGCTTTGCGATTTCAGGCTGGAAGATACCGACGGGCGCGAGATGCTGAAAAGTATTAAATCGCAATACCCTAAAACGGGTGTAATTATTATAACCGGTTATTCGGATATTAAAATGGCGGTAGAGCTCATCAAGATGGGCGCCTACGATTATATCACCAAGCCACTATACCCCGACGAAATTTTAAACACCATAAACAAAGCGATAGAAACCCACCACGCCCTGGTTACAGAACCTCAGGAAGAACTGGCGGCTGTTTCTTCACCATCTTCATCAAAATCATCTAAAGAAAAACAGGTGATGGCCGGTGAGTTTGTGGTTGGTAAAAGTAAAGCATCAAAAGAGTTATTGCGCCAGATAGAGCTGGTTGCCCCTACTACATACAGCGTTATTATTTTGGGCGAAAGCGGTACCGGTAAAGAGTCGGTAGCGAAGAGTATCCACTTAAACAGTCCGCGCCGAGATCAGCCATTTATTGCAATGGATTGCGGTTCGTTAACCAAAGAGCTGGCACAAAGCGAATTTTTTGGTCACGAGAAAGGATCATTTACCGGTGCATTATACACCAAAATTGGCCACTTTGAAATGGCTAATGGCGGAACATTGTTTCTGGATGAGGTGGGTAACCTATCGTATGATATCCAAGCCGCCTTGTTACGTACCGTGCAGGAGCGTAAGGTAAAACGTATTGGCAGCACCAAAGAGATTGATCTGGATGTGCGGATCATTGTGGCTACCAACGAGAACCTGATGGACGGTATCCAGCGTGGCAAGTTCCGCGAGGATTTGTACCACCGTTTCAATGAGTTCACTATCTACATGCCGCCACTACGCGACAGGGGCAGTGATATTATGCTGATGGCCGAACACTTTTTAAGGATCGCTAACAAAGAACTTGGTCGCGATGTGCAGTTTTTCTCACAAGATGTGGAAGAAAGCTTTATGAACTACCGCTGGACCGGTAACATCCGCGAGTTGAAAAACGTGATCAGGCGTGCTACCTTGCTAACCGAAGGCGATACCGTGCAGGCTAAGGCCTTACCGTTAGAGATTTCTAATTACACCAAAATAGCGCCGATGGTTGAGCATTCGCATAATCATCATACAACAGAAACATCGGCAGCACCGGTTAAGGAACATCATAACAGAACCGATTTAAAAAATGCAGCGCTTGAGGCTGAATATGATACCATATTGAAAGTTTTGCGTGAGGTTAATTTTAACAAAACCAAGGCTGCCGAAATTTTAAATATCGATCGCAAAACCTTGTATAATAAAATGAAAGCCATTAACATCGGTAAGTAA
- a CDS encoding YtxH domain-containing protein, with translation MNDNSKTILALLAGLAAGAALGILFAPDKGDDTRDKLSDSLKGLSDSIKESASKEIENLLGLKDKLVDNIKTKVKGAEDEYQDDLEHA, from the coding sequence ATGAACGATAACTCAAAAACTATTTTGGCGCTGCTTGCAGGACTGGCAGCAGGGGCAGCATTAGGTATATTGTTTGCACCCGATAAAGGTGATGATACACGCGATAAACTTTCAGATTCACTGAAAGGCTTAAGCGATTCTATCAAAGAATCGGCAAGCAAAGAAATTGAGAACCTGCTTGGCTTAAAAGATAAATTGGTTGATAACATCAAAACCAAAGTTAAAGGTGCCGAAGACGAGTATCAGGATGACCTGGAACACGCATAA
- a CDS encoding VOC family protein: MISFKRTDHIHICVPEERLEEARNFYTEVIGLPEKYRPAELNDLGIWFQLPDVELHIGVEETHPLTIRHTAFEVNDLEAARTHLQQNGVEIQKQRDIAGRKRFSFLDPFGNRMELLEYI; encoded by the coding sequence ATGATCTCATTTAAACGTACCGACCATATTCACATTTGTGTACCAGAAGAGCGCCTCGAAGAAGCCCGTAATTTTTATACCGAAGTTATCGGCTTGCCCGAAAAGTATCGTCCGGCTGAGTTAAATGATCTTGGCATTTGGTTTCAGCTACCGGATGTCGAATTACATATCGGGGTAGAGGAGACGCATCCGCTAACAATTCGCCATACCGCTTTTGAGGTTAATGATTTGGAAGCGGCGCGGACACATCTTCAGCAAAATGGTGTGGAAATTCAGAAACAGCGGGATATTGCAGGCCGTAAACGTTTTTCGTTTTTAGATCCGTTTGGAAATAGGATGGAGTTGTTAGAGTATATTTAG